In Montipora capricornis isolate CH-2021 chromosome 4, ASM3666992v2, whole genome shotgun sequence, a single genomic region encodes these proteins:
- the LOC138045518 gene encoding uncharacterized protein isoform X2, whose translation MEAMTTWACVSPQITIAATTTLYLLIFVCYYLMDKKCLESPSPPGDCKHSGVEYTALETKEDEDDHSKNSGNGTLSHCTKFQIIWQMLPDLLPLFIGWLTEYMIIQSVVTTIAFPNAPFEPRDHYQYYIFAVTAGEVLGRSYLFALSFIKEEWIEKVKFRPYLWIPVAIQVAMLVVLIFAAWYRYLTNVWFVLLILFSSGLDIGGLYGTALTFFRGRFVEPYREFAMGYIIIALDAGELAAALISLIIEPLLLKHCQMVSPNNTEVCFTRSTSLDRFNSFCSSR comes from the exons CCATGACAACTTGGGCGTGTGTTTCACCTCAAATTACAATTGCTGCAACAACAACCCTCTATCTTTTAATATTTGTTTGCTATTACCTCATGGACAAGAAATGCTTGGAGTCTCCTAGCCCCCCAGGGGATTGTAAGCATTCCGGAGTAGAATACACTGCACTGGAGACCAAAG AGGACGAAGACGATCACTCCAAAAATAGCGGAAATGGTACACTATCGCACTGCACAAAGTTCCAGATAATTTGGCAAATGCTACCCGATCTTTTACCGCTTTTTATCGGATGGCTTACCGAATATATGATCATTCAATCTGTGGTGACAACTATAGCATTTCCCAACGCTCCTTTCGAGCCCCGCGATCATTATCAGTATTATATTTTCGCAGTAACAGCTGGCGAGGTGTTGGGAAGATCTTACCTTTTCGCACTATCATTTATCAAAGAAGAGTGGATTGAAAAAGTCAAGTTCCGACCGTATCTGTGGATTCCGGTTGCGATACAAGTAGCCATGCTTGTGGTTTTGATCTTTGCAGCTTGGTACAGATACTTAACGAACGTGTGGTTCgttttgttgattttattttctAGCGGTTTAGATATCGGTGGTCTGTATGGAACTGCGTTAACATTCTTCAGAGGCAGATTCGTGGAACCTTATCGTGAGTTCGCCATGGGGTATATTATCATTGCTTTGGATGCGGGAGAATTGGCAGCTGCGCTGATTAGTCTTATCATAGAGCCCCTCTTGCTAAAACACTGCCAGATGGTGAGCCCAAATAACACCGAAGTCTGCTTTACCAGATCAACATCTCTCGACCGCTTTAACTCTTTTTGTTCCAGCAGATAG
- the LOC138044461 gene encoding E3 ubiquitin-protein ligase TRIM71-like has product MDIKTFLDNIHEHACCPVCKTTFTNPKQLPCLHSFCLHCLQRIQQTSGIRDTISCPECRRKFGIPGNGDLNAFPTNFRINSLLDALPVTECNTGGIKCGNCEKTSGESSYCFTCRSFWCDDCLPLHNRIKTFRDHHALALKDFKDEDFENILKQPTLCGKKGHEKKELEFFCQLCEVTICNACALLDHEGHAKVLLQKAAKERKSLATAAIESKKRRAVEKMTRIAAIDGKCMSIQEQAARVKNDVQQFADRFIAAVEAQKNHIFDEVEYKMRESLQLLEDQRRPIEEDVKMQEKEIEKTEMILKRSVNAQIMQPHELLDKIVNEEVEEEDSADCDIEHVMAFFFEGNEKLIDDLKVQQIGCFESFLTKTSPEDSSAQGKGMREGTVGLKAEIVVTTRNSQKGQCYHEYDRVTLEIRNREGCVGAIKPQIQDNKDGTYKISYFAKETGTCQASLKVNGEHVLGSPFEVRIKRRQFRPVFSLRQRGFRFHPVTWGVAVNDKDEIAVSAHGNHRVQIFASDGTHLRSFGKKGNQQGEFDSPAGIAFQNDKIIVADTKNHRVQLFSDEGHYLNQFGGKGSREHQLQFPLGLSIDGDGNIIVGDRNNKLIKIFSLDGRFLHSIGTEGSVIFPHHCIQHDNYLFVSDEDDHCIKVFNREGELLYKFGKHGSGDGEFNQPSCLSVDKAGNLLVCDELNHRVQVFKLSGEFVTKFGAYGRRAGEFNRPVSAEVLSNGKIIVTEFGNDRVQIFE; this is encoded by the coding sequence ATGGATATTAAAACCTTTCTAGACAATATACATGAACACGCTTGTTGTCCTGTATGTAAGACCACGTTCACTAATCCAAAGCAGCTTCCTTGCTTACACAGTTTTTGCCTTCATTGCCTGCAAAGGATTCAACAAACGAGCGGAATTCGAGACACTATTTCATGTCCCGAGTGTAGGCGGAAGTTCGGGATACCTGGAAACGGTGATCTGAACGCTTTTCCAACAAACTTTCGTATCAACAGTTTGTTGGATGCTTTACCTGTCACAGAGTGCAATACGGGTGGCATCAAGTGTGGAAATTGCGAGAAAACAAGCGGAGAATCTTCGTACTGCTTCACTTGTCGTTCGTTCTGGTGCGATGACTGCCTCCCTCTGCATAACCGGATAAAAACCTTCAGAGACCACCACgctttggctttgaaagactTTAAAGACGAAGACTttgagaacattttaaagcagcCAACACTTTGTGGAAAGAAAGGTCACGAGAAGAAAGAATTAGAGTTTTTTTGTCAGCTTTGCGAAGTTACCATTTGCAATGCATGTGCTTTACTGGACCATGAAGGTCACGCGAAAGTTCTTTTGCAAAAAGCCGCAAAGGAACGAAAATCACTAGCCACTGCAGCAATTGAatcaaagaaacgaagagcGGTGGAGAAGATGACAAGGATCGCGGCAATTGATGGCAAGTGCATGTCAATTCAAGAACAAGCCGCACGAGTGAAAAACGACGTGCAGCAGTTTGCCGACCGTTTCATTGCAGCCGTTGAAGCGCAAAAGAATCACATCTTTGATGAGGTGGAATACAAAATGCGAGAATCGTTGCAGCTTCTAGAAGATCAAAGGCGTCCGATTGAAGAAGACgtgaaaatgcaagaaaaagaaatcgaaaaaaccGAAATGATTTTAAAGCGAAGCGTAAACGCTCAAATCATGCAGCCCCATGAATTACTGGACAAAATAGTTAACGAAGAAGTTGAAGAAGAAGATTCAGCTGACTGCGACATCGAACATGTTATGGCTTTTTTCTTTGAAGGGAACGAAAAGTTGATTGATGATCTTAAAGTCCAACAGATAggttgttttgaaagttttctcACCAAAACTAGCCCGGAAGACTCGAGCGCACAGGGAAAAGGAATGCGCGAAGGAACTGTTGGACTTAAAGCCGAGATTGTTGTAACAACAAGGAACTCGCAAAAAGGACAATGTTACCACGAATATGATCGCGTGACTTTGGAAATAAGAAATCGTGAAGGCTGTGTCGGTGCGATCAAGCCTCAAATCCAAGATAACAAAGATGGCACTTATAAGATCAGCTATTTTGCCAAAGAAACGGGAACATGTCAGGCATCCCTGAAAGTCAATGGAGAACATGTTCTTGGCAGCCCTTTTGAGGTTAGAATCAAGCGCAGACAGTTCAGACCTGTGTTTTCCTTAAGACAGCGAGGGTTCAGATTCCACCCAGTGACTTGGGGGGTCGCCGTGAATGACAAAGATGAGATTGCAGTGAGCGCGCACGGCAACCACAGAGTACAGATATTTGCCAGTGATGGAACTCACTTAAGATCGTTTGGTAAAAAGGGTAATCAGCAGGGAGAGTTTGACTCGCCTGCTGGGATAGCTTTTCAAAATGATAAGATTATAGTGGCAGACACTAAGAACCACCGAGTTCAACTCTTTAGCGATGAGGGTCATTATCTTAATCAGTTTGGGGGAAAAGGAAGCCGGGAACACCAGCTTCAGTTTCCTCTTGGCCTGTCAATTGACGGCGATGGCAACATTATTGTTGGTGATAGAAATAACAAATTGATCAAAATCTTTTCACTTGATGGTCGGTTTTTGCATAGTATCGGTACTGAAGGTTCTGTTATCTTTCCCCACCACTGTATCCAACACGACAACTATCTTTTTGTGTCAGACGAAGATGATCACTGTATAAAAGTTTTTAATAGGGAGGGAGAGCTTCTTTATAAATTTGGAAAGCACGGGAGCGGGGACGGGGAGTTCAATCAACCTAGCTGCCTGTCAGTGGACAAAGCGGGAAATCTGCTGGTTTGTGATGAATTGAATCACAGAGTGCAGGTGTTTAAACTGAGCGGAGAGTTTGTAACTAAGTTTGGAGCATATGGTAGAAGGGCAGGAGAGTTTAATCGCCCCGTTTCTGCAGAGGTCCTTAGCAATGGAAAAATAATTGTCACCGAATTTGGGAACGATCGAGTTCAGATTTTTGAATAG